Proteins co-encoded in one Oncorhynchus tshawytscha isolate Ot180627B linkage group LG34, Otsh_v2.0, whole genome shotgun sequence genomic window:
- the LOC112231725 gene encoding mucin-5AC isoform X1: protein MYWKILTAVLCFYAVVPVEPTASSAAPTTTGNATTTATAANTTITAANNITTSANTTTTAVPTTATAANTTSTYANNITTSANTTITAANNITTSANTTTTAVPTTATAANTTSTYANNITTSANTTITAANNITTSANTTTTAVPTTATAANTTSTYANNITTSANTTITAANNITTSANTTTTAVPTTATAANTTSTYANNITTSANTTITAANNITTSANTTTTAVPTTATAANTSSTYANNITTSANTTPTAANNITTSANTTPTAVPTTATAANTTSTYANNITTSANTTTTATNTTATAANTTTTAAKTSTPAANNITTAATTAAPTTATAATTTTTAVPKTATAATTTTTAVPKTATAATTTTTAAPTTTTAAPTTTPSPPVVFGLVFRSDEDFSPALTNTSSPLFQNLVTKTTQALEPLFKAQFPNFIRLIVVGFRRGSIITDTQLEFAAANTTANATTPFADAVATTLKAAITNGSLSINISANFNITVRANPTTAAPTTTTAAPLTITAAPTTTTSAPTTTTRAPTTTTRAPTTTTRAPTTTTRAPTTTTAALQTTTAAVAPTTTAAPNVLLLVFSSDETFTETLSNNTSQDFRDRATTIKNAIEPVYRKVFRSFIQLVVLSFRRGSVITECRMEFGPTGNGTEPTANLVKDVLVKEVNNGNIDIPVNASSIVVSVLSSSMSPVVNSVFSSFGMTLVFLLLSAAMHRL, encoded by the exons TAGAACCTACTGCATCCTCAGCAGCTCCCACAACAACTGGAaatgcaacaacaacagccacagcTGCCAACACCACAATCACAGCTGCCAACAATATCACCACATCTGCcaacactacaaccacagctgtccCCACAACAGCCACAGCTGCGAACACTACATCCACATATGCCAACAATATCACCACATCTGCCAACACTACAATCACAGCTGCCAACAATATCACCACATCTGCcaacactacaaccacagctgtccCCACAACAGCCACAGCTGCGAACACTACATCCACATATGCCAACAATATCACCACATCTGCCAACACTACAATCACAGCTGCCAACAATATCACCACATCTGCcaacactacaaccacagctgtccCCACAACAGCCACAGCTGCGAACACTACATCCACATATGCCAACAATATCACCACATCTGCCAACACTACAATCACAGCTGCCAACAATATCACCACATCTGCcaacactacaaccacagctgtccCCACAACAGCCACAGCTGCGAACACTACATCCACATATGCCAACAATATCACCACATCTGCCAACACTACAATCACAGCTGCCAACAATATCACCACATCTGCcaacactacaaccacagctgtccCCACAACAGCCACAGCTGCGAACACTTCATCCACATATGCCAACAATATCACCACATCTGCCAACACTACACCCACAGCTGCCAACAATATCACCACATCTGCCAACACTACACCCACAGCTGTCCCCACAACAGCAACAGCTGCAAACACTACATCCACATATGCCAACAATATCACCACATCTGCcaacactacaaccacagctaccAACACAACAGCCACAGCTGCcaacactacaaccacagctgccaAAACCTCAACCCCAGCTGCCAACAATATCACCACAGCTGCAACAACAGCTGCCCCCACAACAGCCACAGCtgcaacaactacaacaacagctGTCCCCAAAACAGCCACAGCtgcaacaactacaacaacagctGTCCCCAAAACAGCCACAGCtgcaacaactacaacaacagctgcccccacaacaaccacagccgcTCCAACTACAACGCCCTCGCCCCCAGTTGTTTTTGGCCTGGTATTCAGATCAGATGAGGATTTCAGTCCTGCTCTGACAAATACCTCTTCACCTTTGTTCCAGAATCTTGTAACGAAGACAACTCAAGCG CTTGAGCCTCTGTTTAAGGCACAATTCCCAAACTTCATAAGACTGATTGTGGTGGGTTTcag GAGGGGTTCCATCATCACAGACACCCAGCTGGAGTTTGCTGCCGCTAACACAACTGCTAATGCAACCACACCTTTTGCTGATGCCGTGGCTACTACTCTGAAGGCTGCGATCACCAATGGAAGTTTGAGTATCAACATCTCAGCCAATTTCAATATTACTG TCCGAGCTAATCCAACGACagcagctcccacaacaaccacagctgccccCTTAACTatcacagctgctcccacaactacCACAAGcgcaccaacaacaaccacacgtGCACCAACAACAACTACACGTGCACCAACAACAACTACACGTGCACCAACAACAACTACACGTGCaccaacaacaactacagctgcCCTACAAACAACCACAGCTGCCGTTGCCCCGACAACCACCGCAGCCCCAAATGTTTTGCTTCTAGTGTTCAGTTCAGATGAGACCTTCACCGAAACTCTCTCAAACAACACCTCCCAAGATTTCCGGGATCGGGCTACTACTATAAAAAACGCG ATTGAGCCAGTCTATCGCAAAGTCTTTAGAAGTTTCATTCAGCTTGTTGTGTTGAGTTTCAG ACGTGGGTCCGTCATCACAGAATGCAGAATGGAGTTTGGACCTACTGGTAACGGGACTGAACCCACTGCTAATTTGGTGAAAGATGTTCTGGTGAAAGAAGTCAACAACGGGAATATAGATATCCCTGTCAATGCCAGCTCCATCGTTGTCAGCG
- the LOC112231725 gene encoding mucin-5AC isoform X2 yields the protein MYWKILTAVLCFYAVVPEPTASSAAPTTTGNATTTATAANTTITAANNITTSANTTTTAVPTTATAANTTSTYANNITTSANTTITAANNITTSANTTTTAVPTTATAANTTSTYANNITTSANTTITAANNITTSANTTTTAVPTTATAANTTSTYANNITTSANTTITAANNITTSANTTTTAVPTTATAANTTSTYANNITTSANTTITAANNITTSANTTTTAVPTTATAANTSSTYANNITTSANTTPTAANNITTSANTTPTAVPTTATAANTTSTYANNITTSANTTTTATNTTATAANTTTTAAKTSTPAANNITTAATTAAPTTATAATTTTTAVPKTATAATTTTTAVPKTATAATTTTTAAPTTTTAAPTTTPSPPVVFGLVFRSDEDFSPALTNTSSPLFQNLVTKTTQALEPLFKAQFPNFIRLIVVGFRRGSIITDTQLEFAAANTTANATTPFADAVATTLKAAITNGSLSINISANFNITVRANPTTAAPTTTTAAPLTITAAPTTTTSAPTTTTRAPTTTTRAPTTTTRAPTTTTRAPTTTTAALQTTTAAVAPTTTAAPNVLLLVFSSDETFTETLSNNTSQDFRDRATTIKNAIEPVYRKVFRSFIQLVVLSFRRGSVITECRMEFGPTGNGTEPTANLVKDVLVKEVNNGNIDIPVNASSIVVSVLSSSMSPVVNSVFSSFGMTLVFLLLSAAMHRL from the exons AACCTACTGCATCCTCAGCAGCTCCCACAACAACTGGAaatgcaacaacaacagccacagcTGCCAACACCACAATCACAGCTGCCAACAATATCACCACATCTGCcaacactacaaccacagctgtccCCACAACAGCCACAGCTGCGAACACTACATCCACATATGCCAACAATATCACCACATCTGCCAACACTACAATCACAGCTGCCAACAATATCACCACATCTGCcaacactacaaccacagctgtccCCACAACAGCCACAGCTGCGAACACTACATCCACATATGCCAACAATATCACCACATCTGCCAACACTACAATCACAGCTGCCAACAATATCACCACATCTGCcaacactacaaccacagctgtccCCACAACAGCCACAGCTGCGAACACTACATCCACATATGCCAACAATATCACCACATCTGCCAACACTACAATCACAGCTGCCAACAATATCACCACATCTGCcaacactacaaccacagctgtccCCACAACAGCCACAGCTGCGAACACTACATCCACATATGCCAACAATATCACCACATCTGCCAACACTACAATCACAGCTGCCAACAATATCACCACATCTGCcaacactacaaccacagctgtccCCACAACAGCCACAGCTGCGAACACTTCATCCACATATGCCAACAATATCACCACATCTGCCAACACTACACCCACAGCTGCCAACAATATCACCACATCTGCCAACACTACACCCACAGCTGTCCCCACAACAGCAACAGCTGCAAACACTACATCCACATATGCCAACAATATCACCACATCTGCcaacactacaaccacagctaccAACACAACAGCCACAGCTGCcaacactacaaccacagctgccaAAACCTCAACCCCAGCTGCCAACAATATCACCACAGCTGCAACAACAGCTGCCCCCACAACAGCCACAGCtgcaacaactacaacaacagctGTCCCCAAAACAGCCACAGCtgcaacaactacaacaacagctGTCCCCAAAACAGCCACAGCtgcaacaactacaacaacagctgcccccacaacaaccacagccgcTCCAACTACAACGCCCTCGCCCCCAGTTGTTTTTGGCCTGGTATTCAGATCAGATGAGGATTTCAGTCCTGCTCTGACAAATACCTCTTCACCTTTGTTCCAGAATCTTGTAACGAAGACAACTCAAGCG CTTGAGCCTCTGTTTAAGGCACAATTCCCAAACTTCATAAGACTGATTGTGGTGGGTTTcag GAGGGGTTCCATCATCACAGACACCCAGCTGGAGTTTGCTGCCGCTAACACAACTGCTAATGCAACCACACCTTTTGCTGATGCCGTGGCTACTACTCTGAAGGCTGCGATCACCAATGGAAGTTTGAGTATCAACATCTCAGCCAATTTCAATATTACTG TCCGAGCTAATCCAACGACagcagctcccacaacaaccacagctgccccCTTAACTatcacagctgctcccacaactacCACAAGcgcaccaacaacaaccacacgtGCACCAACAACAACTACACGTGCACCAACAACAACTACACGTGCACCAACAACAACTACACGTGCaccaacaacaactacagctgcCCTACAAACAACCACAGCTGCCGTTGCCCCGACAACCACCGCAGCCCCAAATGTTTTGCTTCTAGTGTTCAGTTCAGATGAGACCTTCACCGAAACTCTCTCAAACAACACCTCCCAAGATTTCCGGGATCGGGCTACTACTATAAAAAACGCG ATTGAGCCAGTCTATCGCAAAGTCTTTAGAAGTTTCATTCAGCTTGTTGTGTTGAGTTTCAG ACGTGGGTCCGTCATCACAGAATGCAGAATGGAGTTTGGACCTACTGGTAACGGGACTGAACCCACTGCTAATTTGGTGAAAGATGTTCTGGTGAAAGAAGTCAACAACGGGAATATAGATATCCCTGTCAATGCCAGCTCCATCGTTGTCAGCG